Proteins found in one Bacillus subtilis subsp. subtilis str. 168 genomic segment:
- the deoD gene encoding purine nucleoside phosphorylase (Evidence 1a: Function from experimental evidences in the studied strain; PubMedId: 12571059, 16511068, 21279421, 21424839; Product type e: enzyme), with translation MSVHIGAEKGQIADTVLLPGDPLRAKFIAETYLENVECYNEVRGMYGFTGTYKGKKISVQGTGMGVPSISIYVNELIQSYDVQNLIRVGSCGAIRKDVKVRDVILAMTSSTDSQMNRVAFGSVDFAPCADFELLKNAYDAAKDKGVPVTVGSVFTADQFYNDDSQIEKLAKYGVLGVEMETTALYTLAAKHGRKALSILTVSDHVLTGEETTAEERQTTFHDMIEVALHSVSQ, from the coding sequence ATGAGTGTACATATAGGTGCTGAAAAAGGACAAATTGCGGATACTGTGCTTTTGCCGGGAGATCCTCTCAGAGCAAAATTTATTGCAGAAACGTATCTTGAAAATGTAGAATGCTACAATGAAGTCAGAGGCATGTATGGATTTACGGGTACATATAAAGGTAAAAAAATCTCAGTACAAGGCACGGGAATGGGAGTTCCGTCTATTTCAATTTATGTGAATGAATTAATTCAAAGCTACGATGTGCAAAATCTAATAAGAGTCGGTTCCTGCGGCGCTATTCGTAAAGATGTCAAAGTGCGAGACGTCATTTTGGCGATGACCTCCTCAACTGATTCACAAATGAACAGAGTTGCTTTCGGAAGCGTTGATTTTGCGCCTTGCGCAGATTTCGAGCTTTTAAAAAATGCCTATGATGCCGCAAAGGATAAAGGTGTGCCGGTGACTGTAGGAAGCGTATTTACAGCTGACCAGTTCTACAATGACGATTCGCAAATTGAAAAACTTGCAAAATACGGTGTGCTTGGCGTTGAAATGGAAACAACTGCATTGTATACATTAGCAGCGAAGCACGGAAGAAAAGCCCTGTCAATTCTCACCGTGAGTGATCACGTATTAACAGGAGAAGAAACGACAGCGGAAGAGCGTCAAACGACATTTCATGATATGATAGAAGTGGCTTTACATTCCGTATCACAATAA
- the yoyE gene encoding hypothetical protein (Evidence 4: Unknown function but conserved in other organisms; PubMedId: 24079885), producing MGKKHRNRITGQKKNNHIPEKDIIAAEEAHGKEYSAAKRKP from the coding sequence ATGGGTAAAAAACATCGTAACCGGATCACCGGCCAAAAAAAGAACAATCATATACCTGAAAAAGATATCATTGCAGCTGAAGAAGCACACGGGAAAGAATATTCCGCTGCCAAACGCAAGCCTTAA
- the yodL gene encoding shape determination factor (Evidence 1a: Function from experimental evidences in the studied strain; PubMedId: 24079885, 27215790; Product type f: factor) gives MMLSVFKKKSCSYDVTIFQTPRFGEKKGYRAVYRTELNGSDHQDVLKRAFSLFNVFDTVPSDYDARFMATGDVILIDEGRKGKTYYQLLPAGWRKINRLIVQTT, from the coding sequence ATGATGTTATCCGTGTTTAAAAAGAAGTCTTGTTCCTATGACGTGACAATATTTCAGACACCCCGGTTTGGCGAAAAAAAGGGCTACAGAGCCGTCTATCGAACTGAACTGAACGGGAGCGATCATCAAGACGTGCTGAAAAGAGCATTCTCTTTGTTTAATGTATTCGACACTGTTCCGAGTGATTATGATGCAAGATTCATGGCCACAGGGGACGTGATCCTGATTGATGAAGGCAGAAAAGGGAAAACATATTATCAACTGCTTCCCGCCGGCTGGAGGAAAATCAATCGTCTGATTGTACAAACGACATAA
- the pgpB gene encoding phosphatidylglycerol phosphate (PGP) phosphatase; undecaprenyl-pyrophosphate phosphatase (promiscuous activity) (Evidence 1a: Function from experimental evidences in the studied strain; PubMedId: 15849754, 16850406, 27528508, 28168443; Product type e: enzyme), with protein sequence MYKPVSLFLFFLILAAAIHTNAVQSADEAISKAAVLIRQPWLNEVMTGITHLGASSFLLPLIVIIGAGMFFYRKTWDGLLMLLVFGTDRLLNKVLKEWIERVRPDFAPLVHESSFSFPSGHSMNAACVYPVIAYFLVKHLPFLSKHKKMVYIIAGVIAVLVGISRVYLGVHFVTDVLGGFSLGLLLFFLVKGFDEKIKRFRQK encoded by the coding sequence TTGTACAAGCCCGTTAGTTTGTTTCTTTTCTTTTTAATTCTAGCTGCGGCCATTCATACAAATGCTGTTCAATCTGCAGATGAAGCAATAAGCAAGGCAGCTGTTTTGATCCGTCAGCCATGGCTTAATGAAGTCATGACGGGGATCACGCATCTTGGTGCTTCTTCTTTTCTGCTCCCTCTAATTGTCATCATTGGAGCAGGCATGTTTTTCTACAGAAAAACATGGGACGGCCTGTTGATGCTCTTAGTATTCGGCACAGATCGGCTGTTAAACAAAGTCTTAAAAGAATGGATCGAAAGAGTGAGGCCTGATTTTGCACCGCTGGTTCATGAATCATCCTTCAGTTTTCCGAGCGGCCATTCCATGAATGCTGCTTGTGTCTATCCTGTTATTGCTTACTTTTTAGTGAAACATCTCCCGTTTTTGTCTAAGCATAAAAAAATGGTATATATCATAGCCGGTGTAATTGCTGTTTTAGTCGGCATAAGCAGAGTGTATCTGGGGGTTCATTTTGTGACAGACGTGTTAGGAGGCTTTAGCCTCGGCTTGCTTCTGTTTTTCCTAGTAAAAGGTTTTGACGAAAAGATTAAGCGGTTTCGACAAAAATAG
- the yozD gene encoding hypothetical protein (Evidence 4: Unknown function but conserved in other organisms) — protein MKEIDLVIDTEEIAEFFYRELARRGYIPSEDELFEIADITFDYLIEKCMIDEELDEDE, from the coding sequence ATGAAAGAAATAGATCTTGTGATTGATACGGAAGAAATCGCTGAATTTTTTTACAGAGAGCTTGCAAGACGGGGCTACATACCGAGTGAGGATGAGCTGTTTGAAATCGCTGATATTACCTTTGATTATTTGATAGAAAAATGTATGATAGATGAAGAGCTGGATGAAGATGAGTGA
- the yoyF gene encoding hypothetical protein (Evidence 5: Unknown function) has translation MIAKMMEALDGERFDIIMEKTLKGMTRVMIWGCLPYFLYVLIRMFTN, from the coding sequence ATGATTGCTAAAATGATGGAAGCACTGGACGGAGAAAGATTTGATATCATAATGGAAAAAACGCTCAAAGGAATGACGCGTGTGATGATTTGGGGCTGTCTGCCATATTTTTTATATGTCTTGATCCGTATGTTCACAAATTAA
- the yodN gene encoding hypothetical protein (Evidence 4: Unknown function but conserved in other organisms) produces MKQNKPKFQVGDIVVVIMYGTVGTITKVHQIDKHYLYEVNHNEVLYFESSIQLYKDYEGVIVDMEKLDIEYEFLIGDVVYVKDYGKELFRIIGHRTEIWRYLEDGWEDIIYELTRLKDGEWLETEEEDLTLVLRKYEMDQFVHQLLFVHYVGETGHEIGEDIASSALLQFEGGDEDQDTLHILAVSIVDELLDIYNDYKILYEMFQDEEYKDMMMFVLESLKEHFS; encoded by the coding sequence ATGAAGCAAAATAAACCGAAATTCCAAGTAGGGGATATCGTAGTCGTCATTATGTATGGAACAGTCGGCACCATCACAAAAGTACACCAAATTGATAAACACTATCTTTATGAAGTCAATCATAACGAAGTTTTATACTTTGAATCATCTATTCAGCTTTATAAAGATTATGAGGGTGTCATTGTCGACATGGAGAAGCTTGATATTGAGTATGAATTCCTTATTGGGGACGTTGTTTATGTTAAAGATTATGGAAAAGAACTCTTTCGCATTATCGGCCATAGAACAGAAATTTGGAGATATTTAGAAGATGGCTGGGAAGATATCATTTATGAGCTGACCCGTTTAAAGGATGGAGAGTGGCTTGAAACGGAGGAAGAGGATCTCACGCTGGTGCTTAGAAAATATGAAATGGACCAGTTTGTGCATCAGCTGTTGTTTGTCCATTATGTCGGAGAAACTGGCCATGAGATCGGCGAAGATATCGCATCGTCTGCTCTTCTTCAGTTTGAAGGCGGTGATGAAGATCAAGATACCCTTCACATCCTTGCTGTGTCAATTGTTGATGAGCTTCTGGATATTTATAATGACTACAAAATTCTGTACGAAATGTTTCAGGATGAAGAATATAAAGACATGATGATGTTTGTTTTGGAAAGTTTAAAAGAGCATTTCAGTTAA
- the yozE gene encoding hypothetical protein (Evidence 4: Unknown function but conserved in other organisms; PubMedId: 22843344), producing MKSFYHYLLKYRHPKPKDSISEFANQAYEDHSFPKTSTDYHEISSYLELNADYLHTMATFDEAWDQYESEVHGR from the coding sequence ATGAAATCCTTTTATCACTATTTATTGAAATACAGACACCCTAAGCCGAAGGACAGCATCAGTGAATTTGCCAATCAGGCGTATGAGGATCACAGCTTTCCAAAAACATCAACCGATTATCATGAAATCAGTTCATATTTGGAGCTGAATGCTGATTACCTTCACACGATGGCGACGTTTGATGAAGCTTGGGATCAATACGAGTCTGAAGTGCACGGCAGATAA
- the yokU gene encoding hypothetical protein (Evidence 4: Unknown function but conserved in other organisms; PubMedId: 22843344, 24914178): MKTCEWCGELEAVPGRNTVYWELPDGTRAIELTDTPAMVCSSCGMTYQEENTVKEIEDQLLLIQTKKLPESLTYQQLMETERILKRNYFDFS, from the coding sequence ATGAAAACATGCGAATGGTGCGGCGAGCTCGAAGCGGTGCCCGGCAGGAACACGGTGTACTGGGAGCTCCCTGATGGAACGAGGGCTATAGAACTGACAGACACCCCTGCCATGGTATGTTCTTCCTGCGGTATGACCTATCAAGAGGAAAACACGGTTAAAGAGATTGAGGATCAGCTGCTTTTAATTCAAACAAAAAAACTGCCTGAAAGCCTGACATATCAGCAGCTCATGGAGACAGAAAGAATTTTGAAACGCAACTATTTTGACTTCTCCTGA
- the kamA gene encoding lysine 2,3-aminomutase (Evidence 1a: Function from experimental evidences in the studied strain; PubMedId: 10629195, 10839984, 11148055, 17254853, 18307109, 21538109; Product type e : enzyme), translated as MKNKWYKPKRHWKEIELWKDVPEEKWNDWLWQLTHTVRTLDDLKKVINLTEDEEEGVRISTKTIPLNITPYYASLMDPDNPRCPVRMQSVPLSEEMHKTKYDLEDPLHEDEDSPVPGLTHRYPDRVLFLVTNQCSMYCRYCTRRRFSGQIGMGVPKKQLDAAIAYIRETPEIRDCLISGGDGLLINDQILEYILKELRSIPHLEVIRIGTRAPVVFPQRITDHLCEILKKYHPVWLNTHFNTSIEMTEESVEACEKLVNAGVPVGNQAVVLAGINDSVPIMKKLMHDLVKIRVRPYYIYQCDLSEGIGHFRAPVSKGLEIIEGLRGHTSGYAVPTFVVDAPGGGGKIALQPNYVLSQSPDKVILRNFEGVITSYPEPENYIPNQADAYFESVFPETADKKEPIGLSAIFADKEVSFTPENVDRIKRREAYIANPEHETLKDRREKRDQLKEKKFLAQQKKQKETECGGDSS; from the coding sequence TTGAAAAACAAATGGTATAAACCGAAACGGCATTGGAAGGAGATCGAGTTATGGAAGGACGTTCCGGAAGAGAAATGGAACGATTGGCTTTGGCAGCTGACACACACTGTAAGAACGTTAGATGATTTAAAGAAAGTCATTAATCTGACCGAGGATGAAGAGGAAGGCGTCAGAATTTCTACCAAAACGATCCCCTTAAATATTACACCTTACTATGCTTCTTTAATGGACCCCGACAATCCGAGATGCCCGGTACGCATGCAGTCTGTGCCGCTTTCTGAAGAAATGCACAAAACAAAATACGATCTGGAAGACCCGCTTCATGAGGATGAAGATTCACCGGTACCCGGTCTGACACACCGCTATCCCGACCGTGTGCTGTTTCTTGTCACGAATCAATGTTCCATGTACTGCCGCTACTGCACAAGAAGGCGCTTTTCCGGACAAATCGGAATGGGCGTCCCCAAAAAACAGCTTGATGCTGCAATTGCTTATATCCGGGAAACACCCGAAATCCGCGATTGTTTAATTTCAGGCGGTGATGGGCTGCTCATCAACGACCAAATTTTAGAATATATTTTAAAAGAGCTGCGCAGCATTCCGCATCTGGAAGTCATCAGAATCGGAACAAGAGCTCCCGTCGTCTTTCCGCAGCGCATTACCGATCATCTGTGCGAGATATTGAAAAAATATCATCCGGTCTGGCTGAACACCCATTTTAACACAAGCATCGAAATGACAGAAGAATCCGTTGAGGCATGTGAAAAGCTGGTGAACGCGGGAGTGCCGGTCGGAAATCAGGCTGTCGTATTAGCAGGTATTAATGATTCGGTTCCAATTATGAAAAAGCTCATGCATGACTTGGTAAAAATCAGAGTCCGTCCTTATTATATTTACCAATGTGATCTGTCAGAAGGAATAGGGCATTTCAGAGCTCCTGTTTCCAAAGGTTTGGAGATCATTGAAGGGCTGAGAGGTCATACCTCAGGCTATGCGGTTCCTACCTTTGTCGTTGACGCACCAGGCGGAGGAGGTAAAATCGCCCTGCAGCCAAACTATGTCCTGTCACAAAGTCCTGACAAAGTGATCTTAAGAAATTTTGAAGGTGTGATTACGTCATATCCGGAACCAGAGAATTATATCCCCAATCAGGCAGACGCCTATTTTGAGTCCGTTTTCCCTGAAACCGCTGACAAAAAGGAGCCGATCGGGCTGAGTGCCATTTTTGCTGACAAAGAAGTTTCGTTTACACCTGAAAATGTAGACAGAATCAAAAGGAGAGAGGCATACATCGCAAATCCGGAGCATGAAACATTAAAAGATCGGCGTGAGAAAAGAGATCAGCTCAAAGAAAAGAAATTTTTGGCGCAGCAGAAAAAACAGAAAGAGACTGAATGCGGAGGGGATTCTTCATGA
- the kamB gene encoding epsilon-amino-beta-lysine acetyl transferase (Evidence 1a: Function from experimental evidences in the studied strain; PubMedId: 21538109, 24914178; Product type e: enzyme), which yields MLKSIKSSGVTAVLDHDGFNKRIRVVRYDGAIEKALPDIVAAAKEENAEKIIVYAKQHDEPILAKQLFAPEGYLKGYYLGHSACVMVRYLSESRRQTDSYTEEQEIIEAIYRTAPRLRNDSTPVFTMRKAETNDMYQLSMLYKKVFRTYPTPVFDPAYIEKTMNANTVYYIMLDHDRLISAASAEINPELGHAEITDCAVLPEYRGHSLTSFLIEALEKEMAGEDIVHVFSLARASSFGMNAVLYHSGYQYGGRLINNCFIAEGLENMNIWCKQL from the coding sequence ATGCTCAAGTCAATAAAGAGTAGCGGTGTCACAGCAGTTTTGGACCATGACGGCTTTAATAAACGAATCAGAGTGGTTCGTTATGACGGAGCCATTGAGAAGGCCCTGCCGGATATCGTGGCAGCGGCAAAAGAAGAGAATGCAGAAAAAATCATTGTCTATGCGAAGCAGCATGATGAGCCGATCCTTGCCAAACAATTATTTGCGCCGGAGGGCTATCTAAAGGGCTATTATCTCGGCCATTCGGCTTGTGTCATGGTACGTTACCTTTCAGAAAGCCGGAGACAAACAGATTCTTATACAGAGGAACAGGAGATCATCGAAGCCATATATCGCACAGCGCCCCGTCTTCGCAACGACAGTACACCCGTTTTTACGATGAGAAAAGCAGAAACAAACGACATGTACCAGCTATCGATGCTGTATAAAAAAGTATTCCGCACGTACCCAACCCCGGTATTTGACCCCGCTTATATTGAAAAGACGATGAATGCAAATACGGTGTATTATATCATGCTTGATCATGACCGCCTGATCAGCGCAGCAAGCGCAGAAATCAATCCAGAGCTTGGGCATGCAGAAATAACCGATTGCGCTGTGCTGCCGGAATATCGCGGCCATTCGTTAACAAGCTTTTTAATCGAGGCGTTAGAAAAAGAAATGGCTGGAGAGGATATCGTTCATGTGTTTTCTCTCGCCCGTGCTTCGTCTTTTGGGATGAATGCTGTGTTGTACCATTCAGGTTATCAGTATGGCGGAAGGCTGATCAATAATTGCTTTATAGCCGAAGGCCTTGAAAACATGAATATTTGGTGCAAGCAACTGTAA